The following coding sequences lie in one Treponema socranskii subsp. buccale genomic window:
- a CDS encoding SDR family NAD(P)-dependent oxidoreductase, which yields MKKIGIVTGASSGMGEEFALEIARQKRCDEVWLIARRKERLDALCKKIEAEKSVVPRALCMDISGREGVERFAKLLEKEGGDFTVGILINNAGFGTYGPFSETDVMRELDMIDLNCTALTGFCGVSLPYMTKGSLIINTASLASFSPLGNFAVYAATKAYVLNFTLALAAEVRDRGIRVCALCPGSVSTEFAEVASNGARKEVLHGVPAGRTVAHCLKCAERGKKTALMTWKWKLFAAASRLLGRYAIARFTYKHWKRPYRK from the coding sequence ATGAAAAAAATCGGCATCGTCACCGGAGCGAGTTCCGGCATGGGTGAAGAATTCGCGCTTGAGATCGCACGGCAAAAGAGGTGCGACGAAGTCTGGCTCATCGCGCGGAGAAAGGAGAGGCTCGATGCGCTCTGCAAAAAAATCGAAGCGGAAAAAAGCGTCGTCCCCCGCGCCCTCTGCATGGACATAAGCGGGCGCGAAGGGGTCGAACGTTTTGCAAAGCTGCTTGAAAAAGAAGGCGGCGATTTTACCGTCGGCATACTCATCAATAACGCGGGCTTCGGCACTTACGGCCCTTTTTCGGAAACCGACGTCATGCGCGAACTCGATATGATAGACTTGAACTGTACGGCGCTCACCGGCTTTTGCGGCGTATCTCTTCCGTATATGACAAAGGGATCGCTCATCATCAACACGGCAAGTCTCGCTTCTTTTTCGCCGCTCGGAAATTTTGCCGTCTACGCCGCAACGAAAGCCTACGTGCTGAACTTTACGCTCGCACTCGCAGCCGAAGTGAGGGATCGCGGCATACGGGTATGTGCGCTTTGCCCCGGATCCGTGAGTACCGAATTCGCAGAAGTCGCATCGAACGGCGCGCGTAAAGAAGTGCTGCACGGCGTCCCAGCCGGCAGAACGGTCGCACACTGTTTAAAGTGCGCGGAGCGAGGGAAAAAAACCGCGCTCATGACATGGAAGTGGAAACTTTTCGCCGCAGCGAGCCGATTGCTCGGCCGCTATGCGATCGCGCGCTTTACGTACAAACATTGGAAGCGCCCGTATAGGAAATAG
- a CDS encoding helix-turn-helix transcriptional regulator produces the protein MRSERLFEILFIFLNKKRTTAHELAKKFAVSLRTVYRDIDILSCAGIPLYTMQGTGGRKR, from the coding sequence ATGCGCTCGGAACGGCTTTTTGAAATTCTCTTTATTTTCCTTAACAAAAAACGAACGACAGCTCATGAACTCGCAAAAAAATTTGCAGTGTCGCTGCGTACTGTTTACCGCGATATAGATATTTTAAGCTGTGCCGGTATTCCGCTTTATACGATGCAGGGTACGGGCGGCAGAAAACGATAA
- a CDS encoding GNAT family N-acetyltransferase translates to MNKNDCIIRLEKKEEYREVENLVRESFWNVYRPGCQEHYILQQLRNDPAFVHELDFVMEKDGKLIGQNIFVRAMIKADNGSDVPIMTMGPICITPALQRKGYGKILLDYSLEKAKELGCGAVCFEGNIDFYGKSGFSYASAYGIRYHGLPEGADASFFLCKELIPGYLSDITGEYAAPKGYSACDEYPNEFAVYEAGFPYKEKRKLSGQIFD, encoded by the coding sequence ATGAATAAAAACGACTGTATCATTCGTTTGGAAAAGAAAGAAGAATACCGAGAAGTTGAAAACCTTGTACGCGAAAGTTTTTGGAATGTATATCGTCCGGGATGTCAAGAGCACTATATTCTACAACAGCTGCGGAATGATCCCGCATTCGTTCACGAGCTTGATTTTGTGATGGAAAAGGACGGCAAACTCATCGGGCAAAATATCTTCGTCAGAGCAATGATTAAAGCCGACAACGGGAGTGACGTTCCGATTATGACGATGGGGCCGATCTGTATTACGCCGGCGTTACAGCGAAAAGGGTACGGAAAGATTCTGCTTGACTATTCCCTTGAAAAGGCGAAAGAACTCGGCTGCGGAGCCGTGTGCTTTGAAGGCAATATCGATTTTTACGGTAAGAGCGGTTTTTCTTATGCTAGTGCATACGGCATCAGATATCATGGATTACCGGAGGGAGCGGATGCGTCCTTTTTCCTTTGCAAAGAATTGATTCCGGGTTATCTGTCCGATATTACCGGAGAATATGCCGCACCGAAAGGATACTCAGCCTGCGACGAGTATCCGAATGAATTTGCAGTATATGAAGCGGGCTTTCCGTACAAAGAAAAACGAAAGCTTTCCGGACAGATTTTCGATTAA
- a CDS encoding AAA family ATPase, with amino-acid sequence MITEITMKNVATYNQVGVKIEGLKRLNYFFGNNGSGKSTIAKYLQSLVIDDPENKYSSCLKDNYNPMQEEILVFNQDFVERNFRQSQTLKGVFSLNQKNAEIDKQIKVNEEAITNKLKTKNELVERNDILDKQKIQHRKELTDKCFDKRKIFSSFSRIQLDHKGSAKNNLEKLETIIQNNSIVKPEFRTLNDLYKKLYEDNLSNIDISLDIQLFDELLQKHNELSVLLQEVIVGKEDVQLAKLINEFGLKSWVAQGKVFLEKTKVVCPFCQKETIDDDFISQLNDIFDESSKQKIDKIKSEKIIYENTFKRVLQNIQAVYEKYNVKNIVSNLQMSLKTIYDTNLKIISDKINAPNERKTLGDITESFKDILLKINKEIENNNNLVSSLDTQKKSLEKQIWDYIALDCKDDILKSQKDVEETNGIITKNKAEIEKLLTEMQQLQQENTALRGKTVNTTEAVYNINQILKNSGFMGFEINEQNKENNISRYYLSRNSEVLEENIFNSLSEGESNFISFLYFYQLCLGTTDIQGSSEKKKIIVIDDPVSSMDSQVLFIVSTLINRLIEYKGKTEKQVFLNGNFEQVFILTHNYYFYKEVAMQKRPICKSQQHYLVEKSEINETYIKQREYKECDDYALMWQTIKEAKGKLSDANKEQNILLANLFRRILESYANFIGLGTDAWATVLVDDNKDTIDHYLKVAFISMINDESHKVSPFDNFYFQKIHNANPSKLFEVFESIFNTIGKEHYDRMMETNKL; translated from the coding sequence ATGATTACTGAAATTACGATGAAAAACGTCGCGACTTATAATCAGGTTGGTGTTAAAATTGAGGGCTTAAAACGGCTCAATTATTTTTTTGGAAACAACGGTTCCGGAAAATCTACAATAGCAAAATATTTGCAATCGCTTGTAATTGATGATCCGGAAAATAAATACTCATCATGTCTAAAAGACAACTATAACCCTATGCAGGAAGAAATCCTTGTGTTTAACCAAGATTTTGTCGAGAGAAATTTTAGGCAGAGCCAAACTCTAAAAGGTGTTTTTTCATTAAATCAAAAGAATGCTGAAATTGATAAGCAGATAAAAGTAAACGAAGAAGCTATTACTAATAAACTTAAAACAAAAAATGAACTTGTAGAAAGAAATGACATTCTTGACAAGCAAAAAATACAACATAGAAAAGAATTGACTGATAAATGCTTTGACAAAAGAAAGATTTTTAGTTCCTTTTCAAGAATACAGCTCGATCACAAGGGAAGTGCGAAAAATAATTTAGAAAAACTTGAAACTATTATTCAGAACAATAGTATTGTAAAACCAGAGTTTAGGACTCTAAATGATTTATATAAAAAACTTTATGAGGATAATTTAAGCAACATTGATATTTCACTTGATATACAGTTGTTTGATGAGCTATTGCAAAAACATAATGAACTATCAGTATTATTACAAGAAGTTATTGTAGGCAAAGAAGATGTACAGTTAGCAAAATTGATAAATGAATTTGGTTTAAAATCTTGGGTTGCACAGGGCAAAGTATTTCTCGAGAAGACAAAAGTCGTATGTCCATTTTGTCAAAAAGAAACGATAGACGACGATTTTATTTCACAATTAAATGATATTTTTGATGAATCATCAAAACAAAAGATAGATAAAATAAAAAGTGAAAAAATTATTTATGAGAATACATTCAAAAGGGTTTTGCAAAATATTCAAGCCGTATATGAAAAATACAATGTGAAAAACATTGTTTCAAATCTACAAATGAGCTTAAAAACTATTTATGATACTAACTTAAAAATAATAAGTGATAAAATCAATGCACCGAATGAAAGGAAAACACTTGGTGATATAACAGAATCATTTAAAGATATACTATTAAAAATTAATAAGGAAATAGAAAATAATAATAATCTTGTCAGCTCTCTTGATACTCAAAAAAAGTCTTTAGAAAAACAAATATGGGATTATATTGCTCTTGACTGCAAAGACGATATTTTGAAATCTCAAAAGGATGTTGAAGAGACTAATGGAATTATCACTAAAAATAAAGCTGAAATTGAGAAACTGCTAACGGAAATGCAACAATTACAACAAGAAAATACTGCTCTAAGAGGAAAAACTGTTAATACTACAGAAGCTGTTTATAATATAAATCAAATTTTAAAAAACTCCGGTTTTATGGGCTTTGAAATCAATGAACAAAATAAAGAAAATAATATCTCCCGGTATTATTTATCAAGAAATTCAGAAGTTCTTGAGGAGAATATATTTAATAGTTTGAGTGAAGGAGAAAGCAATTTTATTTCGTTCTTATATTTCTACCAACTTTGTTTAGGTACCACGGATATTCAGGGGAGTTCTGAAAAAAAGAAAATAATTGTTATTGACGACCCTGTTTCAAGTATGGATAGCCAAGTACTGTTTATCGTTTCAACATTAATAAATAGGTTGATAGAATACAAAGGAAAAACAGAAAAGCAAGTGTTCTTAAATGGCAATTTTGAACAAGTTTTCATATTAACTCATAATTATTACTTTTATAAAGAAGTTGCAATGCAAAAACGACCGATATGTAAATCCCAACAGCATTATTTAGTCGAAAAAAGTGAGATCAATGAAACATATATAAAACAACGTGAATATAAAGAATGCGATGACTATGCATTGATGTGGCAAACAATAAAAGAAGCAAAAGGGAAATTATCTGATGCTAACAAGGAACAAAATATTTTGCTCGCAAATTTATTTAGACGTATTTTAGAAAGCTATGCCAACTTTATAGGGCTTGGTACGGATGCTTGGGCAACTGTTTTAGTAGATGATAATAAAGATACTATCGATCATTATTTGAAAGTTGCTTTTATTTCAATGATCAATGATGAAAGTCACAAGGTCTCACCCTTTGATAATTTTTATTTTCAGAAGATTCATAATGCTAATCCATCGAAGTTGTTTGAAGTGTTTGAATCAATCTTTAATACTATTGGGAAAGAGCATTACGATAGGATGATGGAAACCAATAAGTTATAA
- a CDS encoding glycoside hydrolase family 3 N-terminal domain-containing protein produces the protein MRSVRNGVAFFLIAAFVFTSCSVSERRQMRRERTMREGARVVHEDAVRTLAAKRDAIFSYVASLTIEEKAAQLFMENLVGDDVFTPVEWTDPSRTKALMPGGYIFFSYNIADIPEKIINFTDSIFSYCSAHGCIPPYLALDQEGGDVCRLKAVSGKLPANGVVAETFSVSDAYRLYSLQALQMRLLGFTVNIAPVVETRTESNEAFIGDRSFGDASSVVVYGTASLNALQNNGVAAVIKHFPGNTNIDPHTGLPEIDISEEEFDKTVRYPFSRLVSRGSAGVLMSHARVSLADPRTPACLSRIWIEDTLRGELGFKGLVFSDDIFMAALSENGYPPERAALSAIEAGVDVIMISEKKFAREHALLVARAMEDEAFARRIEESARRVIDFKIERGILSLEKRDGVWHVAQTSTAPYAGSFSQSTGALRYGEEGQARAEAFRIAKKENDVLVAEVYSDKRTRASETDTDRNSMR, from the coding sequence ATGCGGAGTGTACGGAACGGTGTCGCGTTTTTTTTGATTGCAGCTTTTGTTTTTACTTCGTGTTCCGTGTCCGAAAGACGGCAGATGCGGCGCGAGCGGACTATGAGAGAGGGTGCGCGCGTTGTGCATGAAGATGCCGTCCGCACGCTTGCTGCAAAACGGGATGCGATTTTTTCGTATGTCGCATCTCTTACGATCGAAGAGAAAGCCGCCCAGCTCTTTATGGAAAACCTCGTCGGCGACGATGTCTTCACTCCTGTCGAATGGACCGATCCCTCGCGCACTAAAGCGCTTATGCCGGGCGGCTATATTTTCTTTTCATACAATATCGCCGATATCCCGGAAAAAATTATTAATTTTACCGATTCGATTTTTTCGTACTGTTCTGCACACGGCTGCATTCCGCCGTACCTCGCCCTCGATCAGGAAGGCGGAGACGTATGCCGGCTAAAAGCGGTTTCGGGAAAGCTTCCCGCAAACGGTGTCGTCGCCGAAACGTTTTCGGTTTCGGACGCATATCGCCTCTATTCGCTGCAGGCATTGCAGATGCGGCTGCTCGGTTTTACCGTCAATATCGCGCCCGTCGTCGAAACGCGTACCGAATCGAACGAAGCCTTTATCGGAGATCGAAGTTTCGGCGATGCGTCGAGCGTCGTTGTATACGGAACGGCATCTCTCAATGCGCTGCAAAATAACGGTGTCGCCGCGGTGATAAAACATTTTCCCGGCAACACGAATATCGATCCGCACACGGGTTTGCCCGAAATCGATATCTCCGAAGAAGAATTTGATAAAACGGTTCGCTATCCGTTTTCCCGCCTTGTCTCTCGCGGCAGCGCAGGCGTACTCATGTCGCACGCGCGCGTTTCCCTTGCCGATCCCCGCACGCCCGCGTGTCTTTCGCGCATTTGGATAGAGGATACACTTCGCGGCGAGCTCGGATTTAAAGGCCTCGTGTTTTCGGACGATATCTTTATGGCGGCGCTTTCGGAAAACGGTTATCCTCCGGAGCGCGCGGCGCTTTCGGCGATCGAAGCGGGCGTAGACGTGATTATGATTTCCGAAAAAAAGTTTGCACGCGAACATGCGCTGCTCGTCGCGCGTGCGATGGAAGACGAAGCCTTTGCAAGGCGGATCGAAGAGTCCGCACGCCGCGTTATCGATTTTAAAATCGAGCGGGGTATTCTCTCGCTTGAAAAAAGAGACGGCGTTTGGCACGTCGCTCAAACTTCTACAGCGCCGTACGCAGGCTCTTTTTCTCAAAGTACGGGTGCGTTGCGGTACGGCGAAGAGGGGCAGGCGAGGGCGGAAGCCTTTCGAATCGCAAAAAAAGAAAACGATGTTCTCGTCGCCGAAGTGTATTCCGATAAGCGTACGCGCGCATCGGAAACCGATACGGACAGAAACTCAATGCGTTAG